CAGGCAATGCCGCCGACCCAGATGACGGGCCAAAAGAACCAGTCCCCGTCACGGAACGCCCCTGTGCCGGAGCCGCCCAAGCCCAGCAGCGTGGCGATGCCGGCACCAGTCATGCCGGCGCTCCATTGTCCACGGGCCACCTCCTCAACATGAATGCGCCCGTCCGGCTCGGGCAGGAGTGCCCACGCCACGCCATAGGCCAGCAAGCCGACGCCGAAGAAGAGTGTCAGCACTACGGCGAGCCCGCGCACAATCACAGGGTCAATGCCCCATTTATCGGCCAGGCCGCTGCAGACGCCGCCCAACCAGCGGTTGTTTCCGCGCCGGATGCCCAGCCCTCGGAGCCAATGGAAGAATTTTGCGGATTGCGGTTGCGGCTGGGCGAAAGCTGGTGCCGGTTCCTGAGCTTGGGGTTCCTCCTGCACCGGTACCTCGTGTGGGTCTTGTGCTGGCGGGGCCGGGTCTTGCGGTTCCTGTGCTTTCGGTTCCGGAGCGGGGCCGGCTGGTTCTTCTGGGCCGTCATGTGGGGTAGTCATAGTTCAATGGTGTCCCGCGGAGCACCCCGGCGGCTATTGGGGGTGACCCTGAAAGAACCCTGAGGCACCCCCGAAAAGAGGGTCGAATGGTTCCGGGGCGTGTTTGGATTGAACCATGAGCGCAAAGATGTATCGCAGCCAGGAGCGCATAGTCGCCGGGGTTTGCGGGGGACTGGCTGAACACCTCGGCATCAAGGTGGGGCTGGTGCGTGCCATCATGATTGGCTCCAGCTTCTTCTTCGGAGCAGGTCTGGTCTTCTATGGGTGGCTGTGGTTGCTGGTGCCCATGGCGGGGGATGAAGCCCGGGAGCGCGGCGCTTTGCTGGACGAGGACGGCAACCCCCGGCTGGCGCTGTTCCGGCCCGCACCCGGCGCTCGGGAGGAAAGTAATAGCAACCCGACTCGTCAGCGTCTCTCACTCGGTTTCCGGGAAGTGGCGATCGGCGGCGGACTGGTCATTGCCGCCGTCGTACTCTTTGGGCAGCAGAGCGGATGGAATCTTCAGCTGGGCACCCTCATTCCATTGCTGATCATTGTCTTGGGAGCCGTGCTTGCGTGGATGCAGCTTGATGACACCCGCCGGATCGGGCTGCTCAGTGCCGCCAAAATGAATACACCCATGGCCCTGCTGCGGTTGGGTGGCGGCATCGCCCTAGTCATCGCCGGAGTGATTGTCATTGTTGCCGGCTCCGGTTCCTGGACGCTCGTGTGGTCCTCAGTGGTGGCGTCCTTGGCGGTACTAGCCGGGGTGGCCCTGGTGCTGGCACCCTGGGCACTAAAGTTCTGGCGGGAGTTCCAGTCCGAAAGAGCCGGGCGCATTCGCGAAACCGAGCGGGCGGAAATTGCCGCTCATCTGCATGATTCAGTGCTGCAGACCCTGGCACTGATTCAAAAAAGCGCAAACTCGCCCGCGGATGTAACTCGATTGGCCCGCGCTCAGGAACGGGAACTGCGTGAATGGATTTATCAGGACGCCGCGCATGATGCCGGGGCGCTCGTGGAACGGGTCAAGGCCGTGTGCGCTGAAGCGGAGGATTTGTACGGACAAGCCGTGGAAGTGGTCGCCGTGGGGGATGCCGAACTGACCGACCGAGGCGGCGCACTGGTTCAAGCAGTCCGGGAAGCGGTGCTCAATGGCGTGCGGCACGGTGGTACCACCGTCTCGGTCTATGTTGAATCCGGGGCGCAGGGAGTGGATGTGTTTATCAAGGACCGCGGGCCAGGGTTTGATGTCGAGACGGTTCCGGCGGACAGGCTGGGAGTCCGGGAGTCCGTCGTCGGACGCATGCAGCGCAACGGGGGGACTGCTGAGATCATTAGTTCGGCAGACGGAACCGAAGTCCGGCTGCACCTGCCCAGCGAAACTCCAGCCACCGAGGAAGCGAAATGACAATGCTGCCAACACCCATCAGGGTTGTGATTGTGGATGACCATGCCATCTTTCGCTCGGGCCTCAAGGCCGATCTCGCCCAAGACATTGTGGTTCTGGCTGAAGCTGCCACCGTTGAACAAGCCATCGCTGCCGTCACTGCCGAGCAGCCCGACGTGGTGCTGTTGGATGTGCACCTGCCAGGCGGGCGCGGTCAGGGCGGACGTGAAGTCATCGCAGGCTGTGCCGCGTTGCTGGCCAACACCAAGTTCCTTGCGCTGAGCGTTTCCGACTCTGCCGAAGACGTGGTCTCGGTGATTAGGGCCGGCGCGCGCGGCTATGTGACGAAATCCATTTCCGGTGCTGAGATATCCGACGCTGTCCGGCGAGTGGCCGGAGGGGACGCGGTGTTTTCCCCACGGCTGGCTGGGTTTGTGCTGGATGCCTTTGGCACGGCCGAAGTCGCCGTGGAAGACGAGCTGGACAAACTCTCAGCCCGGGAGCTGGAAGTCATGCGGCTCATTGCCCGCGGCTACTCCTATAAAGAAGTAGCCAAGGCACTGTTCATCTCAATCAAGACAGTGGAATCCCACGTTTCCGCCGTACTGCGCAAACTTCAGCTCTCCTCACGCCACGAATTGACGCGCTGGGCCGCAGACCGCCGCCTGCTGTAAGGGATTTCTGATGTTATGCACTGAACTCCGCCCTGAGTAGTGCGCATAAGGTAATTGGCCCGCGCTTATGCGTTGCACTCAGCTTGAGTTGCGCGCATAAACACTTATGCGCACAACCCGAGTCGAGTTGTGCGCATAAGGTCAACGCTTGGGCGGATTACTTCGCTGAGCCTAGGAATTCCTGCAGACGGGCCACGCCTACGGCTAGATCGTCATCGCCGAGTGCGTAAGACAGACGCATGAAGCCGCTGGGACCAAAGGCCTCACCCGGCACCACGGCAACTTCAGCCTTGTCCAGGATCAGAGCAGCCAGTTCGGCGGACGTGGCCGGGCGAATGCCACCAATTTCACGTCCCAACAGGCCGCGGACGTCTGCGTAGGCGTAGAAGGCGCCGTGCGGGGTGGGGCATTCCACGCCGTCGATGGAGTTCAGTGCGGCAACCATGGCTTGCCGGCGACGGTCGAAGGCAACCTTCATCTCATCCACTGCCGTCAGCGGTCCGGACACTGCGGCCAAGGCAGCCATCTGGGAGACATTGGCCACATTGGAGGTTGCGTGGGACTGCATGTTGGTGGCGGCCTTGGTGACATCCAAGGGAGCGATCATCCATCCCACCCGCCAACCGGTCATGGCGTACGTCTTGGCCACGCCGTTGAGGATGACCACGCGGTCGCCCAACTCGGGTACCGCAGTGGCAATGGAAGTGAAGGGAACGCCGTCGTAGGTCAGGTGCTCATAGATTTCGTCGGTGATAACCCAGAGGCCCTTGGACGCGGCCCAAAGACCAATTTCGCGGGTCTGCTCGGGGGAGTAAACAGCACCTGTCGGGTTGGATGGGGAGACGAACAGCAGCACCTTGGTGCGCGGCGTTAGGGCGGCCTCGAGCTGCTCCACGGTGACAAGGTAGCCCTGCTCGGGGCCGGCAAAGACCTCCACGGGAACGCCGCCGGCTAGTCGGATGGCCTCCGGGTACGTGGTCCAGAATGGCGTGGGAATGATGACCTCGTCGCCTGGATCGAGCAGGGTCGCGAAGGATTCATACACGGCCTGCTTGCCGCCATTGGTGACCAGAACCTGGGCCGGATCTACTGTGTAGCCGGAATCGCGCAGGGTCTTTTCTGCGATGGCCTTGCGCAGTTCGGGAAGCCCCGCAGCTGGCGAGTAGCGGTGGAATTTTGGTTGACGGGCCGCAGCAACGGCTGCCTCAACAATGTAGTCCGGGGTGGGGAAATCCGGTTCGCCTGCACCAAAGCCAATGACAGGGCGCCCTGCAGCCTTCAAGGCCTTGGCTTTGGCATCAACGGCCAGGGTTGCGGATTCGGCAATCGCTGCGATCCTTGCGGAAACACGGCGGGAGGGGACTTGACCAGCGCTCAATTCGGCAGACATCAGGATTCTTTCTTCGGTGGGAGGCCCAAAATACAAACTTCGTCACCCACTACTTTAGGTGCATCCGGTCCTCGGTTCGACTATCGCCGCATCAATGCGTAGAATAGATAACCGGTGTTCAAACACCATGATGGTTCACGCCTTCAAGCCGGTTTGGAATCACGGCCTTGAGACTGTAGGTTATTCATGGTTTACAAACGCCGAGCGGATCTTTCAACACAGATGATGTTTCGGTTTGTGTGTGAATCCCAAAGGGTAGTGGCGCAATTGGTAGCGCAGCGGTCTCCAAAACCGCAGGTTGCAGGTTCGAGTCCTGTCTGCCCTGCGCATGGAAGTGGCACATTTGTTTCGCGGCTTCGTCGCAAAATGAGTTCCGCCTCCAAGCGAATACTAAGCACGTCGCGCGGTCCGAATCTACGGATTTGCGAGTTCTCCAACGAACGATGAGTGAGGCACTGGTGTCCGAAACTGCGGCAAGCGGCTCCAAGGGATCTGCTAAGAAGGCTGTAAAGCCGGGCAAGCCCGGGTTTTTCGCTGGCATCGCTCTCTTCCTTCGCCAGGTCATCGGCGAGCTGAAGAAGGTTGTCACACCCACTCGCAAAGAGTTGATTAACATGACTACCGTCGTGTTGGTATTCGTAGTTATCGTGATGGGTATTGTTACCGTCCTGGATCTCGGCTTCGGCCAAGCTGTGCTGTGGATCTTCGGTGGAAACGTAAACCTCGAGCAGTAAGACGCTCAAACTGGCCGACCCCGCTGAAAATTTTTGGCATGGGTCGGTTTGAGCCATTTAAGAAACGCACAAGGAAAGCAGGAAATTCGTGTCTGAGCTGGAGCCCGAGGCAACGTACAGTGAGCAGGACCAGGACACTGTGGTTGCTGATGCTGCCATCAATGCCGACCTTGATGCTGTTGACGCAGAAACCGCGGAAGCTGTAGACGCAGAAACTGCGGAAGCAGCAGAAGCAGAAACCGTTGATGCAGAAGTTGACGCAGATGCAGAAGCAGCAACCGACGAGCCGGCCGCTGACGCCGAGCCCGAGGTTGACCCTGCCGAGGAATTCAAGGCAAAGCTGCGCCGCCAGGAGGGTGACTGGTACGTCATTCACTCCTACGCTGGTTACGAAAACCGTGTCAAGGTCAACCTTGAATCACGCAGCCTGTCGCTGAACATGGAAGATTACATCTTCGAAATTCAGGTCCCCATGGAAGAAGTCGTGGAGATCAAGAATGCGCAGCGCAAGGTTGTTAACCGCGTCCGCATCCCCGGCTACGTGCTGGTCCGTATGGACCTGACCGACGCTTCCTGGGGCGTTGTCCGCCACACCCCCGGTGTTACAGGTTTCGTGGGCAACGCCCACAACCCGGTTCCGCTGCGTCTGGACGAAGTCTTCTCCATGCTTGCTCCGATCTTCGAAGAGCAGCAGGCAGAAGAGACAGGCGTTCCGCTGCGTCACGATCCCAGTGACGCCGAGATTGACTTCGAAGTTGGCGAAGCCGTCATCGTCAAGGATGGTCCGTTCGAAGGCCTGTCCGCCTCGATCTCCGAGATCAAGCCCGAAGCTGCGCAGCTGGTGGTTCTGGTCTCCATCTTCGAGCGTGAAACCCCCGTCACGCTCGCATTCAACCAGGTCACCAAGATCTAGTTGCCCCTAAATTTCGTTCCGCAGGGGCGTGCTTAGTTCCCTGCGAAACGTTCGGCCGGACGCCATCTGGCCACCCACCTTGGACGCGCTCCGTCGACCAAGGAAAGATATTGAGAGAAGGACCCTACATTGGCTCCCAAGAAAAAGGTCACCGGCCTTATCAAGCTGCAGATCCAGGCAGGCGCCGCTAACCCGGCACCGCCCATCGGTCCCGCGCTTGGCCAGCACGGTGTCAACATCATGGAATTCTGCAAGGCGTACAACGCTGCAACGGAATCCCAGCGCGGAAACGTTATCCCGGTTGAAATCACGGTTTACGAAGACCGTTCATTCACCTTCATCACCAAGACCCCGCCGGCTGCAGAGCTCATCAAAAAGGCTGCAGGCATTGCTAAGGGTTCAGGTACGCCGCACACCGTCAAGGTTGCTCAGCTGACCAAGGCTCAGGTTACCGAGATCGCCACCCAGAAAATGGTTGACCTCAACGCCACGAGCATCGAAGGCGCAGAGAAGATCATCGCCGGTACCGCCCGTTCCATGGGTGTCACCGTCGAGGCCTAAGCCTCAACACCCGGGTCGAGCTCGTCTTGACCCGACAGTATTACCCAATTCATTAAGAACGACGCCGGATGCCTCACCTTGAGTGGGCACGGCGGACGTAGTGGCAGGGCCCGCGCGGTCCTAACGACCACAACTGCACAAGGAGAAACGCAGCATGGCAAAGCGCAGTAAAGCATATGAGGCAGCTCAGGCCAAGATCGATGCGGAGACAGTATACGCACCCTTCGACGCCATCAAGCTCGCCAAGGAGACCAACCCCTCCAAGTTCGACGCTACCGTTGAGGTTGCCTTCCGCTTGGGTGTAGACCCTCGCAAGGCTGACCAGATGATCCGCGGAACGGTTAACCTGCCTCACGGTACCGGTAAGACCGCTCGCGTCCTGGTTTTCGCAACCGGTGAGCGCGCAGAAGCTGCCATCGCAGCTGGCGCCGACTTCGTTGGTACCGACGACCTGATCGAAAAGATTCAGGGCGGCTGGACCGACTTCGACGCAGCCGTTGCTACACCTGACCTCATGGGTAAGGTTGGCCGTTTGGGTAAGGTTCTGGGTCCTCGTAACCTCATGCCTAACCCGAAGACCGGTACCGTCACCAACGACGTTGCCAAGGCTGTTAACGAAATCAAGGGTGGAAAGATCGACTTCCGCGTCGACAAGCACTCCAACCTTCACTTCATCATCGGCAAGGTTTCCTTCGACGCTGAGAAGCTGGGCGAAAACTACGCAGCAGCATTGGAAGAGGTGCTTCGTTTGAAGCCGTCCGCTTCCAAGGGCCGCTACCTGCAGAAGGCCACCGTCTCCACGACGTTCGGCCCCGGCATCCCCGTGGATCCGGCTGCAACCAAGGTAATGGTTGAAGCCTAAGCTTCACTAAATCCTTGAGAAAGGGCTGACGCAGCGTTACGCTGCGTCAGCCCTTTCTTGTTTGCATGCTGGTACGTTAGAAAGATGACTGAAACCGTAGGGGAGGGGGCGCGCATGCGATTTAGTATTCGTCAGGCTAGCGCAGCTGATGCTCCCGCTTTGGCAGAGCTTGCCGCGCTGACCTTTCCGTTGGCTTGTCCTCCCAGTAGCCCCAAAGCCGAAATATCAGCGTTCGTCCAAGCGCATCTTGGGCCTGATACTTTCGCCGCATATTTGGCAGACCCGCTGCGGGTGATCTTTGTCGCCGAAGACAAAGCCCCCCTGTCGTCGGACCGCCTGCTGGCGTACACCATGTTGGTAGACACGCCCCCTGCCGATGCTGACGTAGCCGTACTCGTGAGCGCCCCGGACGCCATTGAATTCAGTAAGTGTTACGCACATCCTGACACTCATGGCCACGGCGTGGGGACCAGCATCATGGCTGCCAGCCTAGATTGGATTGCCAGCCAGGGTCGCCAGCAGACCTGGCTTGGCGTCAACAGTGAGAATGAGCGCGCGCAGAAATTTTATCGAAAGCATGGGTTCGCCGTAGTTGGCACCCGAAGCTTTCAATTGGGGAAACAGATCGAGCATGATTACGTCATGGTGCGGTCAGATTGAAAGAAAGAGACAGGTATTTTTGCCATGGCTGAAGCCACCGTCGAACAATTGCGGGTTCCTGAGAATCTTTTGGATAGCTCCGCTGCAGACTTCCTAGAGGCTGTGGAAGTCTCCCGACAAGTCCGCATCAACACGTGGGGCAATGACCTTCTGGCATATACGCCTGCAGAGCTTTTCGCTCTGTGCCACGATCCTTACGAGTGGTATGTGGTCCTGGTGGCGCGCAATGACTCAAAGATCATGGGCCGCGCCGGTATTGCGATGCCACTAGATGACAACACCGACTTGGCTCACGTGACCTTGGATGTGCTGCCCGAGGCGGCAGGAAACGGTATTGGCCGGAAACTTCTCGAAGCGGCCGAGCTTTTTGTGAAGGGTGAGAACCGTAAAATTGTGGTGGTTGAGACCAATCATCCCGCTGCGGATCTCGAAGCTGCCGGCTCCACTGGGGAACGGATTCCCGCAGCTCAGGGAGGCAGTGATCTCCCGCTCAAGAGCCGCGAAGCTCGTTTTGCCAGCAATGCCGGCTACGCACTGGAACGTGTGGAGCAGTTCAGTGCCTGCACCCTGCCCCCTCCCGGAGATCTCCTGGCGCAGCTGGCCCGCCGGGCTGAGGAAACGCATCAAGGTGCCTACCGTGTTCACCAATGGCTGGATTCTTGCCCCGAGGAGTGGGCCGCGGACTTTGTCCGTCTGGAAAAGGGCCACAACGAGGACGACGGCGATCTTGGCACCTGGGATGTGAAACAGCTTCGAGAAGCCGAAGAGCTGTCCCGGC
The Arthrobacter alpinus genome window above contains:
- a CDS encoding ATP-binding protein, with product MSAKMYRSQERIVAGVCGGLAEHLGIKVGLVRAIMIGSSFFFGAGLVFYGWLWLLVPMAGDEARERGALLDEDGNPRLALFRPAPGAREESNSNPTRQRLSLGFREVAIGGGLVIAAVVLFGQQSGWNLQLGTLIPLLIIVLGAVLAWMQLDDTRRIGLLSAAKMNTPMALLRLGGGIALVIAGVIVIVAGSGSWTLVWSSVVASLAVLAGVALVLAPWALKFWREFQSERAGRIRETERAEIAAHLHDSVLQTLALIQKSANSPADVTRLARAQERELREWIYQDAAHDAGALVERVKAVCAEAEDLYGQAVEVVAVGDAELTDRGGALVQAVREAVLNGVRHGGTTVSVYVESGAQGVDVFIKDRGPGFDVETVPADRLGVRESVVGRMQRNGGTAEIISSADGTEVRLHLPSETPATEEAK
- a CDS encoding pyridoxal phosphate-dependent aminotransferase, encoding MSAELSAGQVPSRRVSARIAAIAESATLAVDAKAKALKAAGRPVIGFGAGEPDFPTPDYIVEAAVAAARQPKFHRYSPAAGLPELRKAIAEKTLRDSGYTVDPAQVLVTNGGKQAVYESFATLLDPGDEVIIPTPFWTTYPEAIRLAGGVPVEVFAGPEQGYLVTVEQLEAALTPRTKVLLFVSPSNPTGAVYSPEQTREIGLWAASKGLWVITDEIYEHLTYDGVPFTSIATAVPELGDRVVILNGVAKTYAMTGWRVGWMIAPLDVTKAATNMQSHATSNVANVSQMAALAAVSGPLTAVDEMKVAFDRRRQAMVAALNSIDGVECPTPHGAFYAYADVRGLLGREIGGIRPATSAELAALILDKAEVAVVPGEAFGPSGFMRLSYALGDDDLAVGVARLQEFLGSAK
- a CDS encoding GNAT family N-acetyltransferase, translating into MAEATVEQLRVPENLLDSSAADFLEAVEVSRQVRINTWGNDLLAYTPAELFALCHDPYEWYVVLVARNDSKIMGRAGIAMPLDDNTDLAHVTLDVLPEAAGNGIGRKLLEAAELFVKGENRKIVVVETNHPAADLEAAGSTGERIPAAQGGSDLPLKSREARFASNAGYALERVEQFSACTLPPPGDLLAQLARRAEETHQGAYRVHQWLDSCPEEWAADFVRLEKGHNEDDGDLGTWDVKQLREAEELSRLSGRHTIVSAAEHLETGALVAFTSISLLGHRDDVAFQDDTVVEEAHKGKDVGLFIKVANMEQLELHFPALRTLYTWNSPENQYMLAVNAALGYVGAGVTGQWRKDFNAAD
- the rplK gene encoding 50S ribosomal protein L11 translates to MAPKKKVTGLIKLQIQAGAANPAPPIGPALGQHGVNIMEFCKAYNAATESQRGNVIPVEITVYEDRSFTFITKTPPAAELIKKAAGIAKGSGTPHTVKVAQLTKAQVTEIATQKMVDLNATSIEGAEKIIAGTARSMGVTVEA
- the secE gene encoding preprotein translocase subunit SecE, whose amino-acid sequence is MSEALVSETAASGSKGSAKKAVKPGKPGFFAGIALFLRQVIGELKKVVTPTRKELINMTTVVLVFVVIVMGIVTVLDLGFGQAVLWIFGGNVNLEQ
- the nusG gene encoding transcription termination/antitermination protein NusG, with protein sequence MSELEPEATYSEQDQDTVVADAAINADLDAVDAETAEAVDAETAEAAEAETVDAEVDADAEAATDEPAADAEPEVDPAEEFKAKLRRQEGDWYVIHSYAGYENRVKVNLESRSLSLNMEDYIFEIQVPMEEVVEIKNAQRKVVNRVRIPGYVLVRMDLTDASWGVVRHTPGVTGFVGNAHNPVPLRLDEVFSMLAPIFEEQQAEETGVPLRHDPSDAEIDFEVGEAVIVKDGPFEGLSASISEIKPEAAQLVVLVSIFERETPVTLAFNQVTKI
- a CDS encoding LuxR C-terminal-related transcriptional regulator, with the protein product MTMLPTPIRVVIVDDHAIFRSGLKADLAQDIVVLAEAATVEQAIAAVTAEQPDVVLLDVHLPGGRGQGGREVIAGCAALLANTKFLALSVSDSAEDVVSVIRAGARGYVTKSISGAEISDAVRRVAGGDAVFSPRLAGFVLDAFGTAEVAVEDELDKLSARELEVMRLIARGYSYKEVAKALFISIKTVESHVSAVLRKLQLSSRHELTRWAADRRLL
- the rplA gene encoding 50S ribosomal protein L1 — protein: MAKRSKAYEAAQAKIDAETVYAPFDAIKLAKETNPSKFDATVEVAFRLGVDPRKADQMIRGTVNLPHGTGKTARVLVFATGERAEAAIAAGADFVGTDDLIEKIQGGWTDFDAAVATPDLMGKVGRLGKVLGPRNLMPNPKTGTVTNDVAKAVNEIKGGKIDFRVDKHSNLHFIIGKVSFDAEKLGENYAAALEEVLRLKPSASKGRYLQKATVSTTFGPGIPVDPAATKVMVEA
- a CDS encoding GNAT family N-acetyltransferase; the encoded protein is MAELAALTFPLACPPSSPKAEISAFVQAHLGPDTFAAYLADPLRVIFVAEDKAPLSSDRLLAYTMLVDTPPADADVAVLVSAPDAIEFSKCYAHPDTHGHGVGTSIMAASLDWIASQGRQQTWLGVNSENERAQKFYRKHGFAVVGTRSFQLGKQIEHDYVMVRSD